The following are from one region of the Segatella oris genome:
- a CDS encoding prephenate dehydratase: protein MKKIAIQGERGSFHDIAAHQYFDGEAFELLCCKTFEQVFEHIQHDSSVIGLVAIENTIAGSLLHNYELLRSSGAVVIGEQKLHIKHALCCLASEDWSDIHEVHSHPVALAQCRNFLAMHSELKAVVAEDTAGSAAYIAHHAKYGWAAICSSYAAELYGMKVLQEDIHDNKHNFTRFLVLSNASQASLLRSEEKINKASLVFSLPDEEGSLSKILTILSFYGINLTKIQSLPIIGREWEYMFYVDIVFSNPMRYRQSIDAITPLVKNIKILGEYESSK from the coding sequence ATGAAGAAAATAGCAATACAGGGTGAACGTGGTTCCTTCCATGACATCGCAGCACATCAATATTTTGATGGCGAAGCGTTTGAATTGCTTTGCTGTAAGACGTTCGAACAAGTGTTTGAACATATTCAGCATGACTCATCTGTGATTGGACTCGTAGCCATTGAGAATACGATTGCCGGTTCATTGCTCCATAATTATGAACTGTTGCGTTCGAGTGGGGCTGTTGTGATAGGCGAACAGAAACTTCATATCAAACATGCGCTATGTTGTCTTGCCAGTGAGGACTGGAGTGATATCCATGAAGTGCATTCCCACCCCGTGGCTTTGGCGCAGTGTCGTAACTTCCTTGCCATGCATTCTGAACTAAAAGCTGTGGTCGCAGAAGACACAGCCGGCAGTGCAGCATACATTGCTCATCATGCAAAGTACGGTTGGGCTGCTATATGTTCGAGTTATGCTGCCGAGCTGTATGGCATGAAAGTGTTGCAGGAAGACATTCATGACAACAAGCATAACTTTACGCGTTTCCTCGTGTTGAGCAATGCTTCGCAGGCCTCTTTGCTCCGTTCGGAAGAAAAGATTAACAAGGCGAGCTTGGTGTTCAGCCTGCCCGATGAAGAGGGAAGCCTGAGTAAAATCCTCACTATTCTCAGTTTCTATGGTATCAACTTGACGAAAATCCAGTCGCTTCCCATTATCGGTCGCGAGTGGGAGTATATGTTCTATGTTGACATTGTTTTCTCAAATCCCATGCGTTATCGTCAGAGTATAGATGCCATCACACCGCTTGTAAAGAACATAAAAATACTTGGAGAATATGAAAGCAGCAAATAG
- a CDS encoding prephenate dehydrogenase/arogenate dehydrogenase family protein — translation MKILIMGAGKMGSFFIDLLSFEHEVAVYEKDAMRMRFTYNCQRFTQLDEIKAFAPELVINAVTVKYTLAAFKEVLPCLPAECIISDIASVKTGLKAFYEESGHPYVSTHPMFGPTFANLNQLSEENAIIISEGDYMGRIFFKDLYQRLGLNIYEYSFQEHDETVAYSLSIPFVSTFVFAAVMKHQDAPGTTFKRHMQIAKGVLNEDDYLLQEILFNPYTGGQVVQIRQALKELIDIIDRKDATAMKDFLMRIRNHVKDDIV, via the coding sequence ATGAAAATATTGATTATGGGAGCAGGAAAGATGGGGAGTTTCTTCATCGATCTGCTTAGTTTTGAGCATGAGGTGGCGGTTTATGAAAAGGATGCAATGCGTATGCGTTTCACCTATAACTGCCAGCGTTTCACACAGTTGGATGAGATTAAGGCCTTTGCACCCGAGTTGGTAATCAATGCTGTGACCGTGAAATACACGCTCGCAGCTTTCAAAGAAGTGTTGCCTTGTTTGCCGGCAGAGTGTATTATCAGCGATATTGCCAGTGTGAAGACGGGCTTGAAAGCGTTCTATGAAGAGAGTGGACACCCTTATGTAAGCACTCATCCTATGTTTGGCCCAACCTTTGCCAACCTTAATCAGTTGAGCGAAGAGAACGCAATTATCATCAGCGAAGGTGACTATATGGGGCGTATCTTCTTCAAAGACCTCTATCAACGACTTGGACTCAATATCTATGAATATTCTTTTCAGGAACATGATGAGACCGTTGCTTACTCTTTGAGTATTCCGTTTGTCTCTACTTTCGTGTTCGCTGCTGTGATGAAGCATCAGGATGCACCGGGAACAACCTTCAAACGCCACATGCAAATCGCTAAAGGTGTGTTGAATGAAGACGATTACCTGTTGCAGGAAATCCTCTTTAACCCTTATACGGGCGGTCAGGTTGTGCAGATTAGGCAGGCTTTGAAAGAACTCATTGACATCATCGACCGAAAGGATGCAACAGCGATGAAAGATTTTTTGATGCGTATTCGTAACCATGTAAAAGACGATATTGTCTGA
- a CDS encoding helix-turn-helix domain-containing protein, whose protein sequence is MDVITIESKAYHELMGKIEKILRYVEREEKAKIEYENRLVTNDELAEILGISKRTLQRMRSTDRISYKMIYGRCYYDLHDIEEAIRNKSLYCNPQNLKELRHNFELKSRRIKDGTIG, encoded by the coding sequence ATGGATGTCATAACAATCGAAAGCAAAGCCTACCACGAACTGATGGGCAAGATAGAGAAGATTCTCCGGTATGTGGAAAGGGAAGAAAAGGCAAAGATAGAGTATGAGAACCGCCTTGTCACCAATGATGAGTTAGCCGAGATACTCGGCATCAGTAAGCGTACTCTCCAGCGTATGCGCAGTACGGACAGAATCAGTTACAAGATGATCTACGGACGTTGCTACTATGACCTGCACGACATCGAGGAGGCGATACGAAACAAGAGCCTGTACTGCAATCCTCAGAACCTGAAAGAACTACGGCATAACTTCGAACTTAAAAGCAGGAGGATAAAGGATGGAACTATTGGATAG
- a CDS encoding endonuclease/exonuclease/phosphatase family protein has translation MKLFYLLLGIFTFVELNCENLFDTQHDSLKQDMEYLPDSYHHWNANRYWKKLNHIGQEIIACGGEGNNWVLPDLVALCEVENDSVMRDLTKRSLLRQARYEYVMTDSPDIRGIDVALLYSPFTFRLLYWHAIRVTPLKGMRPTRDILYAAGQIISGDTLHVFVVHAPSRSGGEIATCPNRMAVVKRLQEAVDSVKSNSVSAHIIIAGDFNDYTQDVSIQYLISCGLADVSASAKGTHGAKGTYKYRGEWGSLDHVLCSEALVPLFRSCTIADFPFLLTDDEVYGGLQPLRNFHGAKYLNGFSDHLPLVVKFDF, from the coding sequence ATGAAACTGTTTTATCTTCTGCTTGGCATCTTTACTTTCGTGGAATTGAACTGCGAGAATCTTTTCGATACGCAGCATGATTCCTTGAAACAGGATATGGAATATCTCCCCGACAGCTATCATCATTGGAATGCGAACCGTTATTGGAAGAAGCTTAATCACATCGGGCAGGAGATAATTGCGTGTGGAGGAGAGGGAAACAACTGGGTGTTACCTGATTTAGTCGCGCTCTGTGAAGTTGAAAACGACTCTGTCATGCGTGACCTAACGAAGCGCTCGCTGCTCCGTCAGGCTCGTTATGAATATGTGATGACCGATTCACCCGATATCCGAGGCATTGATGTGGCTTTGCTTTATTCGCCTTTTACCTTTCGTTTGTTGTATTGGCATGCCATTCGTGTGACGCCACTCAAGGGCATGCGACCCACGCGTGACATTCTCTATGCTGCCGGACAGATAATTTCTGGCGATACGCTTCATGTGTTTGTGGTGCATGCACCGAGTAGAAGTGGAGGTGAAATTGCCACATGTCCTAATCGAATGGCAGTGGTCAAGCGGTTGCAGGAGGCGGTAGATTCCGTGAAAAGCAATTCAGTTTCTGCTCATATTATTATCGCGGGAGACTTTAATGACTATACACAAGATGTTAGTATTCAATATCTTATATCTTGTGGTCTTGCTGATGTTTCGGCGTCAGCTAAGGGAACTCATGGGGCAAAAGGAACCTATAAATATCGAGGTGAGTGGGGAAGTCTGGACCATGTGCTGTGCAGTGAAGCCCTTGTTCCTTTGTTCCGAAGTTGTACGATAGCTGATTTTCCATTTCTGTTAACTGATGATGAAGTTTATGGAGGTTTGCAACCCTTGCGTAATTTCCATGGTGCAAAGTATCTTAATGGCTTCAGCGACCATCTCCCTTTGGTTGTAAAGTTTGATTTTTAG
- a CDS encoding helix-turn-helix domain-containing protein: protein MELLDRATFLEWMERIMKRFDDLKQTAPDIPQRPMIDGEPLLDNQEVCMMLQVSKRTLQRYRASGTLPYHIVYHKTWYLESEILAFMQTHFTENLKRKRKRPPKGT from the coding sequence ATGGAACTATTGGATAGAGCGACCTTCCTTGAATGGATGGAACGCATCATGAAGCGTTTCGATGACCTAAAACAGACAGCTCCCGACATCCCCCAGCGTCCGATGATAGACGGAGAACCTCTGCTGGATAATCAAGAGGTGTGCATGATGCTTCAAGTGAGCAAACGTACCCTGCAACGTTATCGGGCATCGGGGACACTTCCTTACCACATCGTTTACCACAAGACGTGGTATCTGGAATCGGAAATCCTTGCCTTTATGCAAACCCACTTTACAGAGAACCTCAAACGCAAGAGGAAGAGACCTCCCAAAGGCACGTAA
- a CDS encoding helix-turn-helix domain-containing protein: protein MEVITIEKKTYEAMMECFRILTAKVDALCRECDEKRMGRWLDNQDVCQILNISLRTLQTYRSNRMLPYTQIGYKMFYKPEDVGKLLEQSSAL, encoded by the coding sequence ATGGAAGTAATAACAATCGAGAAGAAAACGTATGAAGCCATGATGGAGTGTTTCCGCATTTTGACCGCCAAAGTCGATGCCCTGTGTCGGGAATGTGACGAGAAGCGTATGGGCAGATGGCTGGACAATCAGGATGTCTGTCAAATCCTGAACATCAGTTTGCGTACCTTGCAGACCTACCGTAGCAACCGAATGTTGCCCTATACACAAATAGGGTATAAGATGTTCTACAAGCCGGAGGATGTCGGGAAACTGCTCGAACAATCCTCCGCTTTATGA
- a CDS encoding pyridoxal phosphate-dependent aminotransferase → MKAANRVNEIQEYYFSRKLKEVAQLNAAGENIISLAIGSPDLPPSKQTIDKLCEVARRPDAHGYQPTVGTPELREAMATFYQRWYGVTLDPKTEIQPLIGSKEGILHTTLAFVNPGDKVLVPNPGYPTYTSLSKILGAEIVNYNLQEDNGWQPDFEALEQMNLTGVKLMWVNYPNMPTGGNARRETFERLVAFAKVHDLVIVNDNPYSFILNEGEKLSIMQVEGARDCSIEFNSMSKAYNMPGWRVGMCVSNPTFISWILKIKSNIDSGTFRGLQLAAAEAFNTNDEAWHREYNVDVYKRRRRIAEKIMTALGCSFDAQQVGMFLWGRISDHYADVEELTERVLHEAKVFITPGFIFGENGKRYVRLSLCAKEKQLEEALKRILKLQL, encoded by the coding sequence ATGAAAGCAGCAAATAGAGTCAATGAAATTCAGGAATATTATTTCAGCAGAAAACTGAAAGAAGTTGCCCAACTCAATGCCGCTGGTGAGAATATCATCAGTTTAGCCATTGGAAGTCCCGACCTTCCACCGTCTAAACAAACCATAGATAAGCTTTGTGAGGTGGCGCGTAGGCCTGATGCTCATGGCTATCAGCCAACTGTTGGGACGCCTGAACTGCGCGAGGCTATGGCTACTTTCTATCAGCGTTGGTATGGTGTGACGTTGGATCCGAAGACTGAAATCCAACCTTTGATAGGAAGTAAGGAGGGTATTCTGCATACAACGCTGGCCTTTGTGAACCCTGGTGATAAGGTGTTGGTGCCCAATCCGGGGTATCCTACCTATACCAGTTTGAGCAAGATTCTCGGTGCAGAGATTGTGAACTATAATCTGCAGGAGGACAATGGCTGGCAGCCCGACTTTGAAGCTTTGGAACAAATGAACCTCACGGGAGTGAAATTGATGTGGGTGAACTATCCCAATATGCCCACAGGAGGCAATGCACGCCGTGAAACTTTTGAGCGATTGGTGGCTTTTGCCAAGGTTCACGACCTCGTCATCGTCAATGATAATCCTTATTCTTTCATTCTCAACGAGGGCGAGAAGCTTTCAATCATGCAGGTGGAAGGTGCACGCGACTGCTCAATTGAGTTCAATTCGATGAGCAAAGCCTATAACATGCCGGGCTGGCGTGTTGGCATGTGTGTTTCGAACCCTACGTTTATCAGTTGGATATTGAAGATAAAGAGTAATATCGACAGTGGCACATTTCGCGGTTTGCAGTTGGCTGCTGCCGAGGCATTCAACACAAATGATGAAGCTTGGCACCGCGAGTATAATGTAGATGTGTACAAGCGCAGGCGCAGGATTGCCGAGAAAATTATGACTGCATTGGGCTGTTCGTTTGATGCGCAGCAGGTGGGAATGTTCCTTTGGGGACGCATTTCCGACCATTACGCCGATGTGGAAGAACTTACAGAACGTGTGCTTCATGAGGCGAAAGTATTCATTACGCCTGGTTTTATCTTTGGTGAGAATGGTAAACGCTATGTGCGTTTGAGTCTTTGTGCCAAGGAAAAGCAGTTGGAGGAGGCGCTGAAACGGATATTGAAGCTACAACTTTGA
- a CDS encoding bifunctional 3-deoxy-7-phosphoheptulonate synthase/chorismate mutase type II — translation MELELKPLNLPSDKERPSCVIAGPCSAETEEQVLTTARQLAAKGCHIFRAGVWKPRTKPGGFEGNGEKALPWLKEVKAQTGMLTATEVATPEHVELALKYGIDVLWIGARTSANPFAMQALADCLQGVDIPVLVKNPVNPDIELWIGALQRLNQAGIKRLGAIHRGFSSFDKKIYRNLPMWQIPIELRRRIPELPMICDPSHIGGRRDLIAPLCQQAMDLGFDGLIVESHCSPDEAWSDAKQQVAPDILDYILSLLVVRDEHTTTEGLRPLRAQIDELDNQLMELLARRMRICREIGTYKKEHNMTVLQTNRYNEILSKRGAQASLCGMSPEFAAQVFEHIHEESVRQQLEIVNQ, via the coding sequence ATGGAACTTGAATTGAAACCTCTGAATTTACCCAGCGACAAGGAACGCCCTTCCTGTGTGATAGCTGGCCCATGTTCTGCCGAAACAGAAGAGCAAGTATTGACAACAGCACGCCAATTAGCTGCCAAAGGTTGTCATATCTTCCGTGCAGGAGTTTGGAAACCACGTACCAAACCAGGCGGTTTTGAAGGTAATGGTGAGAAGGCTCTGCCGTGGTTGAAAGAAGTGAAAGCGCAGACGGGAATGCTGACTGCCACAGAAGTGGCAACGCCCGAACATGTAGAGCTGGCCTTGAAATATGGCATTGATGTGCTTTGGATTGGTGCCCGCACGAGTGCTAATCCCTTTGCAATGCAGGCTTTGGCTGATTGTCTGCAAGGTGTTGACATTCCTGTGCTGGTGAAAAACCCTGTAAATCCGGATATAGAGTTGTGGATTGGAGCCTTGCAGCGTCTCAATCAGGCTGGCATTAAGCGTCTGGGAGCCATTCATCGGGGTTTCTCAAGCTTTGATAAGAAGATTTATCGCAACTTACCAATGTGGCAGATACCTATAGAATTGCGGCGTCGCATACCTGAACTGCCAATGATTTGTGATCCCAGTCATATCGGTGGACGGCGTGATTTGATAGCACCTCTGTGTCAGCAGGCTATGGATTTGGGTTTCGATGGGCTGATTGTTGAAAGCCATTGCTCACCCGATGAGGCATGGAGTGATGCCAAACAGCAGGTGGCTCCTGATATTTTGGATTATATTTTGAGCCTTCTTGTGGTGCGTGATGAGCATACAACGACCGAGGGATTGCGTCCCTTGCGTGCGCAGATAGATGAACTCGACAATCAATTAATGGAACTTCTGGCCAGACGTATGCGTATCTGCCGTGAGATAGGAACTTATAAGAAAGAACATAATATGACCGTGTTGCAGACCAATCGCTATAATGAAATCCTGTCAAAGCGTGGTGCTCAGGCCAGTCTTTGTGGCATGAGTCCCGAGTTTGCAGCGCAAGTGTTTGAGCATATTCATGAAGAGAGCGTGCGTCAGCAGTTGGAAATCGTAAATCAGTAA
- a CDS encoding site-specific integrase produces the protein MRSTFKVLFYLKKNTPKKNGSVPVMCRITIDGTIAQFSCKCDIHPDLWDIKSNRASGKSTVALETNRFLDKIRVGINAKYKEIAERDNYVTAEKVKNAFLGLEMRHETLLKVFAQHNEDFFKQVDAGLRCPSTYHKYCTVYKHLEEFIKNRYRVSDIALKELTPAFITDFDIFLRTEKQCCNNTVWIYMMPLRRMITIAQNHGWIVRDPFVDYSISAESTDRDYLTKDEIRRLLDLKFRRKSMELARDLYVFCCFTGLSFTDMKNLTKDNLQTSFDGKLWIMTKRQKTGVESNIMLLDIPKQIIEKYDGMAKEDYLLPVPQYITACKNIKKIIGLCGIEKEITWHTSRHTMATEICLTNGVPIETLSKMLGHTNIRTTQIYAKITHEKESRDMAALSDKLSKIEQFNGITI, from the coding sequence ATGCGTAGTACGTTTAAGGTTCTGTTCTACCTCAAAAAGAACACCCCCAAGAAGAACGGTTCCGTTCCCGTGATGTGCCGTATCACCATTGACGGTACGATAGCCCAGTTCAGTTGCAAATGCGACATCCATCCCGACTTGTGGGACATCAAGAGCAACCGTGCTTCGGGCAAAAGTACCGTGGCGTTGGAAACCAATCGTTTCTTAGACAAGATACGTGTCGGTATCAATGCCAAATACAAGGAGATAGCCGAGCGGGATAACTATGTCACTGCCGAGAAAGTGAAGAACGCTTTCTTGGGCTTGGAAATGCGGCATGAAACCTTGCTGAAAGTCTTTGCCCAGCACAATGAGGACTTTTTCAAACAGGTCGATGCAGGCTTGCGATGCCCATCCACCTACCACAAGTATTGCACGGTCTATAAGCATTTGGAGGAGTTCATCAAGAACCGCTACCGTGTCAGCGACATTGCTTTGAAAGAACTCACTCCGGCTTTCATTACCGACTTTGACATCTTCCTGCGCACCGAAAAGCAATGCTGTAACAACACGGTATGGATTTACATGATGCCCCTGCGCCGTATGATTACCATTGCCCAGAATCACGGATGGATAGTTCGTGACCCGTTCGTGGATTACAGCATATCCGCCGAGAGTACCGACAGGGACTATCTGACCAAGGATGAAATCCGCAGGCTGTTGGATTTGAAATTCAGGCGTAAATCAATGGAACTTGCTCGGGATTTGTATGTTTTCTGTTGCTTTACAGGCTTGTCCTTTACCGATATGAAGAACCTGACCAAAGATAACCTTCAGACTTCTTTTGACGGTAAACTCTGGATTATGACCAAGCGACAAAAGACAGGTGTGGAGTCCAATATCATGCTTTTGGATATTCCGAAGCAGATTATCGAGAAGTACGATGGCATGGCGAAGGAGGATTACCTCCTGCCCGTTCCGCAGTATATTACCGCCTGCAAGAACATCAAGAAAATCATCGGACTCTGCGGTATCGAAAAAGAGATTACGTGGCACACCAGCCGCCATACCATGGCAACGGAAATCTGTCTGACCAACGGCGTTCCCATCGAAACCCTTTCCAAGATGCTCGGACATACGAACATCCGCACCACGCAGATTTATGCCAAAATCACCCACGAAAAGGAAAGTCGAGATATGGCGGCACTTTCCGATAAACTGAGTAAGATAGAGCAGTTCAATGGGATCACTATATAA
- a CDS encoding helix-turn-helix domain-containing protein — translation MDNDVKTKNNEEIAHFLNASDRMIKGIDALRKKNRPLLNGHRYLTDDELSRLLHINRRTLQDYRNMGRISFVKLGGKVLYREEDVEKLLQENYRPRFEKP, via the coding sequence ATGGACAACGACGTAAAGACCAAGAACAATGAAGAGATTGCGCACTTTCTCAACGCGAGCGACCGCATGATAAAGGGAATTGATGCCTTGCGTAAAAAGAACAGACCTCTGCTTAACGGGCATCGCTATCTGACGGATGATGAGTTATCCCGCCTGTTACATATCAACCGACGCACGTTGCAGGATTATCGCAACATGGGAAGAATCTCCTTTGTTAAGTTAGGCGGAAAGGTACTCTACCGGGAAGAAGATGTAGAAAAACTGTTGCAGGAGAATTATCGCCCTCGGTTTGAGAAGCCTTGA